The genomic segment caacaacaaaaggcctgcaggagcaatggatttgtagtacaggcactgagccccagtgataaccctggaggcaaaaaaaaaaaaaaaagataatctattttgagataaagagcaagagagaggccaagcatcactctgatacatgtggcgCCAGGGCTCAAcacaggacctcacgcttgagggtCCAGCACTTGACCCACTGAGCCCTCTCCCAAGCCTCAATATCAATCAAACTTTTGTTATTTACttatcttgttatttttttaaaaaatatttatttattcccttttgttgcccttgttattttattgttgtagttgttgttattgatttcgtcattgttggataggacagagaaatggagagagaaggggaagacagagaaggggagagaaagagagacacctgcagacctgctcaaccgcctgtgaatcaactcccctgcaggtgggaagccgggggctcaaaccggaattcttatgttggtccttgagctttgcaccacgtgcgcttaacccactgtgctaccgcctgactctctatcttgttatttttaattatttattttagaaaaaaaattcccctccagggttattgctggggcttggtgccagcactacatttTCCtcttgcctatttatttatttatttatttacttgacagtacagagagaaattgaaaggggagatagacacctgcagacctgctttgccacttgtgaagtttccccttgcaggctggggccttgaacctgggtcctcacacatggtgatatgtgagcttacccaggtgtgccacctcctgatccttgaatttttaaaaaaatatttattccttttttgcccttgttgttttattgttgtagttattgttgttttcattgttggataggacagagagaaatggagagaggagaggaagacagagggggaaagatagacacctgcagacctgcttcactgcctatgaagtgactcccctgtaggtggagagctgggggctcgaaccaggatccttacgcaggttcttgtgctttgctccagctGTGCTTAagtcactgcactactgcccaactctcaaatttttcttttaataattttttttactttatttgataagagagaaagaaatttaaatagaagggtgtagatagcataatggttatgcaaagagactttcatgcctgaggcttcatagtcccaggttcaatcccctacaccaccataagccagagctgagcagtgctctggtaaaaaatacaaaaaaaaaaaaataaaataaaataaatgtagagggaagagggaaataaggagagatgcagagagacacttgtagacctgcttcactgcttgtgaagctttccccaggggtagtgactgggggcttgaacccagatccatgcgcactgtaatatgtgtatttaaccagatGCGACAGCACCTGGTCCCATAAATAagtcaaaggaaggaaggagtgagtcaggcggtagtgcagctggttaagtgcaggtggcacaaagtgcaaggaccggcataaggatcctgatttgagcccctagctccccacctgcaggggagtcgcttcacaggcggtgaagcaggtctgcaggtgtctatctttctctccccctctctgtcttcccctcttctatttctctctgtcctatccaacaacaataataactacaacaacaataaaacaagggcaacaaaagggaaaataataaaaattaaaaaaaaaaaaaaaagggagagaacagAAACAGCATacgggccaggagatagctcacccaagtgcaaggacctgggttcaaggcgtCAGCCACCAGAGGAGCACCACgcacaagggaagcttcactggggccagtcagtgctgtgatgtctcttattctctcaccctctattaaaaacaaGAGAGTCTGGGAATCGGGctgttgtgcagcaggttaagcgcaggtggaacaatgtgcaaggaccggcagaaggatcccggttcgagcccctggctccccacctgcaggggagtcgcttcacaggcggtaaagcaggtctgcaggtgtctgtctttctctcaccctctctgtcctcccccatctctctccatttctctctgtcctatccagcaatgacgacaacaataataactacaacaaaaaacaagggcaacaaagggaataaataaatattaaaaaaacaaacaaacaagagtcCGTGGAAGTGGTGGAATTGTGGGAGCGCAAAgctccagtgaaaaccctggtgacaGACAGGCAAGCATAGGATGGCAAGCGCTAAGGAATAGCAGAATCCCCGGCTAGGGCTGGGGGTGGTGAtacattagcatgtgcaaggacaggggttcaagaccctggtccccacctgcaggggagaagcttaatGAGTAgcagagcagtactgcaggtatttctctctctttttttttcccccttttgttgcccttgttgtagcttcgttgtggttattattattgcccttgttgacgcaattcgttgttggataggacagagagaaatggagagaggaggggaagacagagaggaaagatagacacctgcagacctgcttcaccgcctgtgaagcgactcccctgcaggtggggagccgggggctcgaaccgggatccttacaccagtccctgcgctttgcgccacatgcgcttaacccactgcgccaccgcccgaccccctatttctctctttttaaaaaatatttatttgcttttatttataatttattgcctccagggctattgctggggctcggtgcctgcaccacgaatccaccgctcctggaggctttttccccttttgttgcgctcATTTATCATTATTAATATTGCTGTTGTgttatttctcttcttccttggCTTTCtccccttattaaaaaaaaaaaagtccctagtGGTTAGTTTTACTGAAATTCAGATTCAAGGACCAGCTCCAGAGTATTAGGTGTGAGGTGAAGGGCcagtaatttccttttttttttttttttgccaccagggctatcactggggctcagtacctgcactggaatccactgctcctagcagccattttcttgTTCTATTTCTGTTTGACAGGAAAAGAacttgacaggggaggggagatggggggggagctgcaaccctgcttcactgctcatgacgtaccccctgcaggtggggagtgggggggctcagaccaggatccttgcacatggtgacgtgtgcttaaccgatgcaacaccacctggccccaaggccaGTAATCTGCACCCTCTCACGTTCCCAGAGGGTGCGGAAGTTTACTGCAACTCCCAGTAATAGCCTAGCGACTAGCACAGCCTGGGTCCTAGTGGTAGAGAGCTGGGAGGCCCCACTCGGAGACGTGTGAAGAGCACGACCCACACGAGGGTGAGGCTTAGCCAATTCTTAGGGTGTAGTGGTTGCCAGGTTCCATACAGGTTGCCACCCCCttctgccctcagaggctggcaGTTCAGCTCCTGGAGACAGAGATGTGGGCCTCCCAGCCCTGGGCACCCCAGGGCGATTCCATGTTCTGATTCCTCCCCTGTAGGACTGTCGATGGCAGGCTACCAGCTCTGGTCATCATGGACGCCGCTGGACGAGAGCTTCCAATGGCTGCGGCACACGACGCCTACGCCTTCTTCCAAGCACCCCTTCAGGGCCTCCCCCGGCTTCCCTCACACCCCTTCTGACCTCGAGGTGCAGCTGTGCTTTCAAGAGGTCACCCTGGTTCTAGACAGCCCAGTCCTGGAGTCCGGGCTGAGCCCCAAGTTACCCTGCCACACGTCAGAGCTCCGGAGCACGGGCGGCAAGAAAGGGCAGGTCAGGAAGCCCCAGCCCGTGCGCCTCAGCGGAGTGGACTCCGTGTTCGGCCgggtcatcaccgcccagccgcCCAAGTGGACCGGGACCTTCCGGGTCTCCGACAAGTCGGCCTTCTGCAAGATCATCAGCCGGGAGCACCAGTGGCCCACCGGCCTGAGGGAGCCGCAGATTCAGATGACGGTGGCCATGTGCAAGCAGATGCTGCGCTCCATCCTCCTGCTGTATGCCACCTACAAGAAGTGCACCTTTGCCCTGCAGCACTCCAAGTAGGGCCCGTCTCATCCGGGGTCCCCGCACCGGCGCCTCCGCTCTGTGCTCGAAGCTTGCAGAAGCCCGTCCCTGGGACGGCGTGCCGTGACATTCCTCGGCAGCTGGGTTTTTCGATAAGCAGAGAGAATTCACAGGAGCCctcactctcctcctctccaaGAAAGGGTCAGGGGCACAGCAAGGGAGGATGTTAAGGCGAATAACCATCTGAACAGTCAAGCTGACACCGACGTGATGAAGAGCTGTTAGGCCACAAAGTACCTCACCGGGTGTGAACTAGTTGAGGCAGCCGAGACCACAGGGTGGGGAAATGAAGGCACATCAAGGCAGGAGAGTGTGGACTTCTCTGGACGTGAGCATGGAGGATCTGTGTTTGTTTAcacaacaaccccccccccccccgaaaaccACAACAGCAAAACCGAACGTCACTGGAGAGGACAGAGGGGGCAGAAATATCAAACAGGTAGTAGACAGTGTTTCAGCCTGGCAAGGAAGAAAGAACTTGGCAGCAA from the Erinaceus europaeus chromosome 21, mEriEur2.1, whole genome shotgun sequence genome contains:
- the FANCD2OS gene encoding FANCD2 opposite strand protein; amino-acid sequence: MAGYQLWSSWTPLDESFQWLRHTTPTPSSKHPFRASPGFPHTPSDLEVQLCFQEVTLVLDSPVLESGLSPKLPCHTSELRSTGGKKGQVRKPQPVRLSGVDSVFGRVITAQPPKWTGTFRVSDKSAFCKIISREHQWPTGLREPQIQMTVAMCKQMLRSILLLYATYKKCTFALQHSK